The following coding sequences lie in one Peromyscus maniculatus bairdii isolate BWxNUB_F1_BW_parent chromosome 3, HU_Pman_BW_mat_3.1, whole genome shotgun sequence genomic window:
- the LOC102903197 gene encoding vomeronasal type-1 receptor 44-like → MNKANTLHNNTIIKITLFSEVSVGISANSILFLFHLCMFFGGHRPKPIDLSIDFLSLIQLMMLITMSLIAADMFVSQGRWDSTTCQFLIYLHRFLRGLSLCATCLLSVLWAITLSSRSSCLVKFKHKSPYHISCVLIVLCIVYMFFSSHLLISITATPNLTSGHFMYVTQSCSLLPMSYFRRSTFSTLLAFREAFLISLMGLSSGYMVVLLCRHKRQSQHLHSTSLSPKASPEQRATRTILLLMSFFVIFYVLDSVIFHLRMRFKDNSIFYCVQILVSHCYAAASPFVLISTEKRLLKFLRSMCGRTVNI, encoded by the coding sequence ATGAATAAAGCTAACACACTCCACAATAACACAATCATAAAAATCACCTTGTTCTCTGAAGTGAGTGTTGGGATCTCAGctaacagcattcttttcctcttccaccTCTGCATGTTCTTTGGTGGGCACAGACCTAAGCCCATTGATCTCTCCATTGATTTCTTGTCCCTAATCCAATTAATGATGCTTATAACTATGAGCCTCATAGCTGCCGACATGTTTGTATCTCAGGGGAGGTGGGATTCCACCACATGCCAATTCCTTATTTATTTGCACAGGTTTTTGCGGGGACTCTCCCTTTGTGCTACATGCCTGCTGAGTGTCCTTTGGGCCATCACCCTCAGCTCCAGAAGCTCTTGTTTAGTGAAGTTCAAACATAAATCTCCCTATCACATCTCATGTGTCCTTATTGTCCTATGTATCGTCTATATGTTTTTTAGCAGTCATCTCTTAATATCAATTACTGCCACCCCCAATTTGACCTCAGGCCATTTTATGTATGTCACTCAGTCTTGTTCACTTCTTCCCATGAGCTACTTTAGACGAAGCACATTTTCTACACTGCTGGCCTTCAGGGAAGCCTTCCTGATCAGTCTCATGGGCCTCTCCAGCGGGTACATGGTGGTTCTCCTGTGCAGGCACAAGAGGCAGTCTCAGCATCTTCACAGCACCAGCCTTTCTCCAAAAGCATCTCCAGAGCAAAGGGCCACCCGGACCATCCTGCTGCTCATGAGCTTCTTTGTGATTTTCTACGTTTTGGACTCTGTTATCTTCCACTTGAGAATGAGGTTCAAGGACAACTCGATCTTCTACTGTGTCCAGATTCTCGTGTCCCATTGCTATGCCGCAGCCAGTCCTTTTGTGTTAATTAGTACTGAAAAGCGTCTACTTAAGTTCTTGAGATCAATGTGTGGGAGGACAGTAAATATTTGA